A single window of Methylomarinum sp. Ch1-1 DNA harbors:
- a CDS encoding DUF4304 domain-containing protein, which produces MSIKELQKNLLSSVGEKLTAFGFGKKAKQQSFYRSIEGGWACVHLSFINHADDFDVTVDVAIRFDEVEDLVNSKNNLLTKKEKERTCTLGIELGNLSVGEQKRWSISSEEQISLVADSILEDFEKFGNPYLLKYSSVNSAYELLSSDEKSVWKHCPFHATRAKKAIAIAKLLGQSDIQGQISTRKKFLQEMKDFGLSDFVSFANSLS; this is translated from the coding sequence ATGAGTATTAAAGAACTACAAAAAAATCTATTGTCGAGTGTTGGTGAAAAGTTGACTGCTTTTGGCTTTGGAAAAAAGGCCAAGCAGCAGTCCTTCTACCGGTCAATTGAAGGCGGCTGGGCCTGTGTTCATCTCTCGTTTATTAATCATGCTGATGACTTTGATGTAACAGTAGATGTCGCCATTCGGTTTGATGAGGTTGAGGATTTGGTGAATTCTAAAAACAACCTGTTGACCAAAAAGGAAAAAGAAAGGACCTGCACTCTAGGTATTGAACTTGGTAATTTATCTGTCGGCGAGCAGAAGCGATGGAGTATTTCCTCGGAAGAGCAAATATCTTTAGTTGCTGATTCAATATTGGAAGATTTTGAGAAGTTTGGAAATCCGTATTTATTGAAATATTCATCTGTGAATTCTGCTTATGAGTTGCTGTCTAGCGATGAAAAGAGTGTATGGAAGCATTGCCCTTTTCATGCAACTAGAGCGAAGAAAGCAATCGCAATTGCGAAACTCTTGGGGCAGTCGGATATTCAGGGTCAAATATCAACTAGAAAAAAGTTTCTTCAAGAAATGAAAGATTTTGGCCTTTCCGATTTTGTAAGCTTTGCGAACAGCTTGTCCTAG